From the Nymphalis io chromosome 1, ilAglIoxx1.1, whole genome shotgun sequence genome, one window contains:
- the LOC126775083 gene encoding E3 ubiquitin-protein ligase MSL2 isoform X1 codes for MKMNATSLYVSTCRLIILADAADKSSWTDLFRLVPYLRQSLSCTVCGNLLKEPYTPTSSACQHHVCKNCKGGRKKLKPSCSWCKDYDNYTENLQLRILLQCYKKLCEYFMGTETYKTLLEEDEIAAGVNGGTVASSGLIDLIQEGAGFNDDYKSTAGLSKSAYSILPCVYTNSASTQTQAASTSSNSDSRSSNKDSPNSRAISNGSPLYSVMYAGSGNKITIKRKAVDETDSTPSETSPKESKSNQLGFKKPSNRTRSSSSSKRKGCRCGNATATPGKLTCCGQRCPCYVESKPCTECKCKGCRNPHRPDGMKVRPHIPQLDTLQLSLSTNPDSSPSCSGSIDSLDTDTLTMEAMEESLTFTTDLKSSDIKVYTSQLQEVSPSLPATIMMDEELPGSPDDDMSSPQDYTQCSPRDHDFDAGSPQSTETHDVNSDIEVDI; via the exons atGAAGATGAACGCTACTAGTTTGTATGTTTCAACTTGTCGTTTGATAATTCTTGCTGATGCAGCAGATAAAAGTTCGTGGACAGACTTGTTTCGTTTGGTTCCTTATTTACGACAATCTCTATCGTGTACTGTGTgtggaaatttattaaaagagcCCTATACTCCAACAAGTTCTGCCTGCCAACATCACGTCTGTAAAAATTGCAAAGGCGGGAGAAAAAAGTTAAAACCATCGTGTAGTTGGTGCAAAGATTATGATAACTATACCGAAAATTTACAGTTACGCATACTTCTGCAATGTTACAAAAAACTTTGTGAATATTTTATGGGCACTGAAACGTACAAAACGCTATTGGAAGAAGATGAGATAGCAGCGGGTGTTAATGGTGGCACAGTCGCTAGTTCGGGATTAATAGATTTAATACAAGAAGGAGCGGGGTTTAACGACGACTACAAAAGCACGGCGGGTCTCTCGAAATCTGCCTACAGTATATTGCCCTGTGTTTATACTAACTCAGCATCTACACAAACTCAAGCAGCATCAACATCAAGTAATTCTGATTCAAGATCATCTAATAAAGATTCTCCAAATTCTAGAGCTATTTCAAATGGGTCCCCACTTTACTCTGTTATGTATGCAGGTTCGGGAAATAAAATCACAATCAAAAGGAAAGCAGTTGATGAAACAGATTCAACACCATCTGAAACCAGTCCCAAAGAAAGCAAA tcaAATCAGCTCGGTTTTAAAAAGCCATCAAATAGAACAAGAAGTTCATCTAGCAGTAAGAGAAAAGGATGTAGATGTGGCAATGCAACCGCCACACCAGGAAAGTTAACATGTTGTGGTCAAAGATGTCCGTGTTACGTAGAAAGTAAACCATGTACTGAATGCAAATGCAAGGGATGTAGGAATCCTCACAGACCTGATGGAATGAAG GTCAGACCTCATATACCTCAACTAGATACACTACAACTAAGTCTAAGCACCAACCCTGACAGTTCACCGTCCTGTTCAGGCTCAATAGACAGCCTGGATACAGACACCCTCACAATGGAAGCCATGGAAGAATCTTTGACTTTCACCACCGATCTAAAATCATCTGACATTAAAG TATATACCAGTCAGTTGCAAGAAGTATCGCCTTCATTGCCAGCTACAATAATGATGGATGAAGAGTTGCCTGGGTCACCTGATGACGATATGAGCTCGCCTCAAGATTATACCCAGTGCTCTCCAAGGGATCATGACTTTGATGCTGGATCACCACAATCAACAGAAACACATGATGTAAATAGTGATATAGAAGTTGATATATGA
- the LOC126775083 gene encoding E3 ubiquitin-protein ligase MSL2 isoform X2 — protein sequence MKMNATSLYVSTCRLIILADAADKSSWTDLFRLVPYLRQSLSCTVCGNLLKEPYTPTSSACQHHVCKNCKGGRKKLKPSCSWCKDYDNYTENLQLRILLQCYKKLCEYFMGTETYKTLLEEDEIAAGVNGGTVASSGLIDLIQEGAGFNDDYKSTAGLSKSAYSILPCVYTNSASTQTQAASTSSSGNKITIKRKAVDETDSTPSETSPKESKSNQLGFKKPSNRTRSSSSSKRKGCRCGNATATPGKLTCCGQRCPCYVESKPCTECKCKGCRNPHRPDGMKVRPHIPQLDTLQLSLSTNPDSSPSCSGSIDSLDTDTLTMEAMEESLTFTTDLKSSDIKVYTSQLQEVSPSLPATIMMDEELPGSPDDDMSSPQDYTQCSPRDHDFDAGSPQSTETHDVNSDIEVDI from the exons atGAAGATGAACGCTACTAGTTTGTATGTTTCAACTTGTCGTTTGATAATTCTTGCTGATGCAGCAGATAAAAGTTCGTGGACAGACTTGTTTCGTTTGGTTCCTTATTTACGACAATCTCTATCGTGTACTGTGTgtggaaatttattaaaagagcCCTATACTCCAACAAGTTCTGCCTGCCAACATCACGTCTGTAAAAATTGCAAAGGCGGGAGAAAAAAGTTAAAACCATCGTGTAGTTGGTGCAAAGATTATGATAACTATACCGAAAATTTACAGTTACGCATACTTCTGCAATGTTACAAAAAACTTTGTGAATATTTTATGGGCACTGAAACGTACAAAACGCTATTGGAAGAAGATGAGATAGCAGCGGGTGTTAATGGTGGCACAGTCGCTAGTTCGGGATTAATAGATTTAATACAAGAAGGAGCGGGGTTTAACGACGACTACAAAAGCACGGCGGGTCTCTCGAAATCTGCCTACAGTATATTGCCCTGTGTTTATACTAACTCAGCATCTACACAAACTCAAGCAGCATCAACATCAA GTTCGGGAAATAAAATCACAATCAAAAGGAAAGCAGTTGATGAAACAGATTCAACACCATCTGAAACCAGTCCCAAAGAAAGCAAA tcaAATCAGCTCGGTTTTAAAAAGCCATCAAATAGAACAAGAAGTTCATCTAGCAGTAAGAGAAAAGGATGTAGATGTGGCAATGCAACCGCCACACCAGGAAAGTTAACATGTTGTGGTCAAAGATGTCCGTGTTACGTAGAAAGTAAACCATGTACTGAATGCAAATGCAAGGGATGTAGGAATCCTCACAGACCTGATGGAATGAAG GTCAGACCTCATATACCTCAACTAGATACACTACAACTAAGTCTAAGCACCAACCCTGACAGTTCACCGTCCTGTTCAGGCTCAATAGACAGCCTGGATACAGACACCCTCACAATGGAAGCCATGGAAGAATCTTTGACTTTCACCACCGATCTAAAATCATCTGACATTAAAG TATATACCAGTCAGTTGCAAGAAGTATCGCCTTCATTGCCAGCTACAATAATGATGGATGAAGAGTTGCCTGGGTCACCTGATGACGATATGAGCTCGCCTCAAGATTATACCCAGTGCTCTCCAAGGGATCATGACTTTGATGCTGGATCACCACAATCAACAGAAACACATGATGTAAATAGTGATATAGAAGTTGATATATGA